In Arachis hypogaea cultivar Tifrunner chromosome 17, arahy.Tifrunner.gnm2.J5K5, whole genome shotgun sequence, a single window of DNA contains:
- the LOC112764238 gene encoding uncharacterized protein, which produces MKLRQYLPFVWLLLSWRWSLLPLSYASDEEQGSTSIIFTTLGRPDYAFDIYSVPVNIPLTPNSELQLTDGHSVNFNGQFAPPTLLLPTDPPPPLQLVYVTERNNGLSTIFYDALYIQQQPQTSSRRSTLESQTITKRIQVPLLPNHSQNDNKVSMKDKPTLTGEYLIYVSTHENPGVPRVSWAAVYSTHLKSGNTRRLTPYGIADFSPAVSPSGEFTAVASYGESGWNGEVEDLTTDIYVFLTRDGTHRVKVVEHGGWPSWVDDRTIYFHRRGDDQWWSVYRAILPAGKGSISVDSVRVERVTPPGLHAFTPATSPGNHEFIAVATRRPGSTYRQIELFNLVKNEFTELTRFVSPNSHHLNPFLSPDSTRVGYHKCRGEPNSNESPQLFLENVKSPVPGLSIFRFTGSFSVFSPSGDRIAYVDMPGIYVVNSDGSNLRKVSDAMTFSTAWDPVRPGIIYTALGEGFSSESTRIDIISINVDQKSNNIKRLTLGGGNNAFPSVSPDGKWIVFRSARTGYKNLYVMDAAEGESNGLRRLTEGPWTDTMCNWSPDGEWIAFASDRHAPGNGSFELYLIHPNGTGLRKLIQSGSGGRTNHPYFSPDGKKIVFTSDFAGISAEPISNPHHYQPYGEIFTIGLDGSGLTRLTHNSYEDGTPAWAPKFLKPVSIDKPKGGPYCAFEDLQWLSNMPNGNGSVVSNAQCGL; this is translated from the coding sequence ATGAAACTACGGCAGTACTTGCCTTTTGTATGGCTTCTACTGTCATGGAGATGGTCACTGTTACCGTTATCTTATGCAtctgatgaagaacaaggttccACAAGCATAATCTTCACCACACTTGGTCGACCCGATTACGCCTTCGACATCTACTCCGTCCCGGTTAATATTCCACTCACTCCCAATTCTGAACTTCAACTCACCGATGGCCATTCCGTCAACTTTAACGGCCAATTCGCTCCCCCCACCCTCCTTCTCCCTACAGACCCACCACCGCCCCTTCAACTCGTCTACGTCACTGAACGGAATAACGGCCTTTCCACCATCTTCTACGACGCACTCTACATCCAACAACAACCCCAAACCTCATCAAGAAGATCCACTCTCGAATCCCAAACCATCACCAAAAGAATCCAAGTCCCTCTGCTACCCAATCACTCACAAAACGATAACAAAGTCTCCATGAAGGATAAACCAACCCTCACGGGAGAATATCTTATCTACGTCTCCACACATGAGAACCCCGGCGTGCCACGTGTCAGCTGGGCAGCCGTGTACTCTACCCACCTCAAATCTGGTAACACTCGAAGGCTAACCCCTTACGGCATCGCTGACTTTAGCCCCGCGGTGTCTCCTTCCGGGGAGTTCACGGCCGTCGCCTCCTACGGCGAATCTGGATGGAACGGCGAGGTGGAGGATCTTACTACTGACATCTATGTGTTCTTGACTCGGGATGGGACTCACCGAGTCAAGGTTGTTGAACATGGTGGCTGGCCAAGCTGGGTGGACGATCGCACCATCTATTTCCACCGGAGGGGCGACGACCAGTGGTGGAGCGTTTACCGTGCTATCCTCCCCGCCGGAAAGGGTTCCATATCCGTTGACTCGGTCCGAGTCGAGCGAGTCACCCCGCCGGGTCTCCACGCGTTCACGCCGGCAACCTCGCCGGGAAATCACGAATTCATCGCCGTCGCGACGAGGAGGCCGGGTTCCACCTATCGCCAAATCGAATTATTCAACTTGGTCAAGAACGAGTTCACCGAGTTGACTCGTTTCGTCTCGCCCAATTCTCACCACCTCAACCCGTTCCTCTCGCCCGATTCAACCCGGGTCGGATACCACAAGTGCAGGGGCGAGCCAAACTCAAACGAATCCCCTCAGCTATTCCTCGAGAATGTTAAAAGCCCGGTTCCTGGTCTATCCATCTTCCGGTTCACTGGTTCGTTCTCGGTTTTTTCTCCCTCGGGTGACCGAATCGCTTACGTCGACATGCCAGGGATCTACGTAGTGAACAGTGATGGTTCGAACCTTCGAAAGGTTTCTGACGCGATGACGTTTTCAACCGCATGGGACCCGGTTCGACCGGGTATAATCTACACTGCACTCGGAGAAGGATTCTCCTCAGAGAGCACGCGTATCGATATCATTTCCATCAACGTTGACCAAAAGAGTAACAACATCAAGCGGTTGACACTCGGCGGAGGCAACAACGCATTTCCCTCGGTTTCGCCTGATGGGAAATGGATCGTGTTCCGGTCAGCTCGGACGGGTTACAAGAACCTCTACGTGATGGACGCGGCCGAAGGCGAAAGCAACGGGCTAAGACGGTTGACGGAGGGGCCCTGGACAGACACAATGTGTAACTGGTCACCGGATGGAGAATGGATCGCTTTTGCTTCGGACCGGCACGCACCCGGTAATGGTAGTTTTGAGTTGTACTTGATCCACCCCAACGGAACCGGGTTAAGGAAACTTATTCAAAGCGGGTCGGGTGGGAGAACAAACCACCCATACTTTAGTCCCGATGGGAAGAAGATTGTGTTTACTTCGGATTTTGCGGGCATTTCTGCTGAGCCAATATCTAACCCTCATCATTACCAGCCGTATGGTGAGATATTCACCATTGGGTTGGACGGGTCGGGTTTGACAAGATTGACCCATAATTCGTATGAGGATGGTACACCTGCTTGGGCCCCCAAGTTTCTGAAGCCCGTTAGTATTGACAAGCCCAAGGGTGGTCCGTACTGTGCCTTTGAGGATTTGCAATGGCTTAGCAATATGCCTAACGGTAATGGAAGTGTTGTGTCAAATGCTCAGTGTGGTTTATAA